DNA sequence from the Microcebus murinus isolate Inina chromosome 18, M.murinus_Inina_mat1.0, whole genome shotgun sequence genome:
ATCTGACTTTTCAGAAGGTCCTTTCAAAGAATATAGCGACAACTCTGAAGCGAGTTCTCTTTAAAGGCTCTGCTTTAGAAATAATACTTTCCTGATGAGAATAGACATTCCTTTTCTGAAACTGCAGGAACAAAggctatattttatctttattacttcTTAGACTGAGGTCTTCCTATCAGTTGGAAAGCCTGAGAATGTATAGATGTTTATTTGCCCTGGAGGCCAGACAGAGCAGAAGATTGTCAAAAATGGCTGCCTCAGCTGTGCTGGGATTGATTCCAAACACAATGTTTCTCTCCAGGCCTGAAAATCGACGGACACTGTCCAGGTTGGCATCAGTAAAAGTGGATTCATCATcaatttgagaaaattttctcttcctcatttctttcaaaaacttatccttatatttgttcatttcactTGCTGTGCTGAAAAGCACAACAATATCTTTGGAAGAGTAACCATTCCTCAAGAGAAAGTGGCACTCATCTGCTACATAGATGATCATCTCCTCCAAGTCCAAGTCTTTAATCGTTATGTTGCCTGCTACACCTGGAACCCATTCAGCTTCATGGCTCATGGCCAGATACTCAGAGGGGAGGTTAGGTGGAGGATTTTCTCTGATCGCCTGCATTATTTCTCGTAGGTACTTGGCTATGTCGTCTGCATTGCGGACCACTCTGGTGAGCTGTTCTCTTGGATACTGGCATGAGTAAGAGGGGAGGCCACTGGGACACATGTGGCTGGTTTGGAAGTAGTCCAGAAAGATCCAGAGGATTCCTGGGCAACCCTTAGCTCTCTGAGTGATGGTTTTTGCTTTCCAATACCAGTCCCCATCTTCCATGCGGAAATTCTGAGCTTCATCAATGATGATGTGATCAATATCTTTAAAGTTATCTCTCATGAAGGTTTTCCGGGTCACTGCCTCACAGATCTTCTTCTTcctgtgaaaattaaaatgatacattcaGGTTTTCCCTAACTAAAAAAAGGGAGAACATTACTCTATCGGGCCCACCTGAATACAGTCTGTTGTCAGATCAACTTACCACCTAATTTTCAAGGAACAAGGTGACATAGCAAAGAAATTAAACCCAGATTAAATAACACTTAACCAACATAAGGTCCAACTGCTTACCTGACAAAGTTCCTCAGTGGCTGGTTCTCACAAATGTAGAGAATTCTACGTGTCTCACAGTGAAACACATTCCTGATCTTCTCCATGATCTTCATGGCCATGATTGTCTTCCCTGAGCCAGGCAAGCCATGGACGAACAACTCTCTGTTCTTGCGGAGGTTTGTAGAGAATAGCTCATACTGTTGGGCTGTGAGCAGATTTAGAACCTCACAGCCAAGCTGGTCACTCAGGAAAGACCTGAAGCCGAGCAGGACAATCACGAGGGCCTGCAGCAAGGCTTCCACTTGCTGGGTGTCTCCCAGGCTATAGGACCCGGGGTAATCTATCAGAGAGACTGCACCCTCCAAGCACTCTGTGGTGCACTGAGGACTCATGCAGAGGACCTTGGCCTTGACACACACCTTCCCAGTGTAGCCCCCTGTGTTCACCAGCTTCTGCTTCAAAGCAAAGGCTGTGCGAGTGCAGTAGCTCTGcccccctgcctcctgctccccgAGAATGGTGTAGAGAATGGGGGGGCTGTTCTGTGCTATCAGCAGAGCATCACAGATGACTCCTTCCTTCTTGTGCAAGTTCAGGTCCACAGCCCAGCTTCTGGAGAAGATCAAAATTCCCTGGGAGAAAGGACGCATATGCTTATTTATTAACTCCTCCAGCCCTTCATGCTCTGAGGATAGCTCCGTCCAGAGGGATTCGGGAGTATATCTCAAAGGATCTGATGTCACTAGAtgtggaaaaaatagaaaacagttcaAAAACGTGTTTGTACTATTTTGTATTAATCACATcttacatttaaaagaaacagtaaagCCCCCCCACCTCCTAGATAATCATGCAATTTAGGAGAAATTCCCTCTGGTGTACCGCTGTTTAACAGACACCGTACAAATGTGGTAAACTGAATGATGTTGCCCTTCTATGTATCTCATGGAGAGTAGAGTGTGTCAAGTAAAATGGAATTTACTGAGCCTGACAAAGTGAAAACCATGTATGTATTGGATTATGCTTGTACCTCATACTCTTATTGTGGAATGTTAAAAAACAATTCTGATAAGCTAATAACTACGAAGATCTCAGGTAAGTAAGAAAACTATTTGGTTGAAAATGGGCCTAAGGCAGAGATAACATATTAATTATCAGGCTCACAATAAATATCTAGAGATTGTATGATATTTGCATATTATGTTCTACTGTTAGACcacacatttaatattttcaatgtataaGTTATTCAAGTCATTTTCCTCTTCTAGAAATCTAGGTTTCCTTTTGTAAGTACAAATTCCTGGATATACCCTTGctaaaaattatctggacagcAGGTAAACAGGCTACTTTACACTGTCTATGGTCTTGAATGATTATTTTGCGCTTCCTCTGGGCCACTGGTGACTCATTCCTTCTAGTCCCTTTAACAGAAATTACTTGTGGTTTCTCTGTGTTTTTATATTCTACCAGGTGAACACTTTTATTCTTATTACAGATATGATTCCTCCATCTCTGAAAAACTGAACAGTAGTGGTCTATTATTCCACAGTGCCCCCTTGTTTGCCTGCACTTGTATTAGATGAGTGGTTGCAAACCAAGCAGAGCATCAGAAGAATTTGAGAAGCTTGCTCAAATGCACATGCCAAGGCCTCATCCCTGGAAATTACACCTTTATAAGTTCTTGGTGGGGACCTGGACAACTGCATGTTTAACTACCTCCTACAGCATTTCTGATAATCAGCAAGATTTGGCAACCACTAAGCTAGATGATTTCTAAGGGTACCTGAAACTCAACCCCAAGAGGCTTGTGGCACTGTCACTTTATACACTCGGATTTGCAGAACACAGTCTTTCATGGATTTGTTTTTAGCCAACTGTATTAAATCATCTCCCTTTCTCCTAATGTAAAAACAGGCAGTTAGTACCTGGAAACAAATGTCGTTGGAGATCTACTTTATGTTCCAGACCTTTCTTAGAATACACCGGTCTGCAAAGTGGAGGCCTGTGGGACAGGCTCAGCTGCGATTCAAAAGCCTC
Encoded proteins:
- the LOC105884199 gene encoding schlafen family member 13-like, with the protein product METNQCYPVVERSHPDLVINIGEVSLGEGNRKKLNITQKQEKTRFTQAACALLNSGGGVILIEMANNHERPVELGHDLEQSLRYLIESTDFHTFFEHNQQERHFSIFVKSWSSEDSSMKPGICSLSSSLYRRSGTSSLTMSSSEAFDFLKTKKKDAKNSLTNEGSPPSKIPKADCRSTSESLAAYEIFQKNRLNYGEILPFTESQSTEFKQFATKNIQKYVQEIIPEYVSAFSNSEGGYLFIGVDNESKEVRGCTKENVDRNSLKNVIATAISNVPVVHFCSSKPSLQCTTKIIDVFKDDGELYGYLCVVRVEPFCCAVFSGNPKSWMVKNMRIHRLKAEEWVHMMIDPDPELLSDLAEAFESQLSLSHRPPLCRPVYSKKGLEHKVDLQRHLFPVTSDPLRYTPESLWTELSSEHEGLEELINKHMRPFSQGILIFSRSWAVDLNLHKKEGVICDALLIAQNSPPILYTILGEQEAGGQSYCTRTAFALKQKLVNTGGYTGKVCVKAKVLCMSPQCTTECLEGAVSLIDYPGSYSLGDTQQVEALLQALVIVLLGFRSFLSDQLGCEVLNLLTAQQYELFSTNLRKNRELFVHGLPGSGKTIMAMKIMEKIRNVFHCETRRILYICENQPLRNFVRKKKICEAVTRKTFMRDNFKDIDHIIIDEAQNFRMEDGDWYWKAKTITQRAKGCPGILWIFLDYFQTSHMCPSGLPSYSCQYPREQLTRVVRNADDIAKYLREIMQAIRENPPPNLPSEYLAMSHEAEWVPGVAGNITIKDLDLEEMIIYVADECHFLLRNGYSSKDIVVLFSTASEMNKYKDKFLKEMRKRKFSQIDDESTFTDANLDSVRRFSGLERNIVFGINPSTAEAAIFDNLLLCLASRANKHLYILRLSN